The sequence CCTTTATTCTTCACTAGGTATTCCACAGCTAAGGCCTGATTGGCAAAACTCATATCCATCACCGCGCTGGGGTGTCCTTCTGCAGCGGCGAGGTTAATCAAGCGTCCTTGACCGAGAACTACAACTGATTTACCATTGCGCAGTTTATACTCTTCGGTGAAGGGACGGACTTCCTTGATTTCTGTAGCTTGAGCAGCTAAATACTTAAGGTCAAGTTCCAAGTCAAAGTGACCAGAGTTACAAACGATCGCCCCATCTTTCATCACGTCGAAATGCTCACCGCGAATCACGTGTTTGTTACCTGTGACGGTGATAAATAAATCACCTAGGGGAGCAGCTTCGGCCATGGGGAGGACGCGGAAACCGTCCATCACGGCTTCGATTGCCTTGATGGGGTCAATTTCGGTGACAATTACGTTAGCGCCTAGGCCACGGGCGCGCTGGGCGGTGCCTTTACCACACCAGCCGTAACCGACAACCACGATGTTTTTCCCAGCCAGCAAAATATTTGTAGCGCGGATAATACCGTCTAGGGTTGATTGACCGGTACCGTAGCGGTTATCAAAGAAATGCTTGGTGTCAGCATCATTAACGTTAACTGCGGGGAAGGTGAGAACGCCATCTTTGAACATGGCGCGCAGTCGCACAATACCAGTGGTGGTTTCTTCGGTGGTACCAATCAAGTCAGCAATTTGGTGCTGGCGTTGTTGAATTAAGGTAGCAACGACATCGCTACCATCATCAATAATGACGTTGGGGCGGTGATCTAAGGCGATTTGGACGTGGCGGTTATAGGTTTCGTTATCTTCGCCTTTTTGTGCAAAGACGGGAATTTCATGATCGACAACGAGGCTCGCAGCAACGTCATCTTGAGTTGATAGGGGGTTACTGGCGATTAGTAGCGCATCTGCACCACCAGCTTTGAGCGCGATCGCTAAATGTGCGGTTTCTGTTGTCACGTGGGCGCAAGCCACTAAGCGCAGCCCTGCAAAGGGTTTTTCTTGGGCAAAGCGATCGCGGATTTGCTTTAATACTGGCATTTCGCGTCCAGCCCATTCAATACGCTGTCTTCCCAAGGGAGCGAGGGCGAGGTCTTTAACCTCGTGCTTTAATCGGGGAGAAGTTGCGGTCATTAAAGATTTCCTCTTTTAAAGTAAGAAAAGGTACGTATTAGTTTACGTACTCCTTTTCAATTATTCCACGACAATCGATTTTTGGCTGTAATGATTAGACACTTAAATCGATGGATGTGTGAAGTTGGGCATTGAGAATGGGTCTAAATCCCCATATAAAACAGTCTGTTCCCTGTTAAGAGTTCCCTGTTCTCTCTTTAAGTCGTGGTGAGCGATCGTGGTAATGTCAACATGATTACTACTTTTTTTGTTATTAATTTATCTTGAACCAAGAGTAATCATCAGCACTCCTTTATCCATTACCCACAGTAGATGAAGTACGGTGTCATCTATCTAAAGAGAGAGGATAACTGGAAAAGGCAAAAACTTGTCTTGTGTAGAGAGAAACTGAACTTTAGATAGGTACATTTACGGAAACTAATTATGGAGGATGGTTATAGAAGTACTAGCAGATTTTGTGTAAGGAGGTGTTTAAGTGCGCTTACAATTTTTGGCGATGACGGGTGCAATGGCGATCGCTGTTGTGTCTGCACCAAAAGCGACAGCCCAGTTTCCTTTTTTACCTAGCTTACAAGCTCCTAGCGGTGTAAGTCAGGATTCAGATAATCGGATGGTTTCTGGCTGGATTTATTTGGATGGTCGCCGATTGTTTCAGATAGCAGCATCAAAAAGCAATTTTCCGGAACGGTCGAAAAATGTGCAACAGAATTTACAGGAAATTAGCCAAAGTTATTTTCGCTCCCCTACCAGAGGAGTCAAGGTAGAGGTTCGCAAAATCAATGAATTACCGGTAATTTATGTCAACGATCGCTATCTCATGACCGTCACTTCCCAAGATATGCGCCTGCGTCAGGTAGATGGGATGTCATCTGCAAATCAAATCACCGATGCTTTGCAAGCAGACTTACAGCAAGCTAAGGGAGAGCGAGAAACTCAATTTTTAATCCAACAAGGTATGATTGCAGCTGCTAGCGCTTTGGGGATAATTCTCTTAAGTTGGGGTGTACGTCGCTGGCAGCGCAGCTTACAGTATAAATCTTTACAACCAATTGCAGCAACATCAACTGCAGAAAAAAAGATTACCACACAACTGAATCATCAACAACAGCGGCATTTACAAGAAGTCAAAAGACGATTATTTCAATTGACTCAAGCGGCGATTTGGGGTGGTGGAACTTTCTTTATCTTGGGTTTATTTCCCTACACCCGATCGCTCCAAGTCGGCATTCTCTCAGCAGCCCAATTTCCTCTAAAATTGGGTGTCGTCATCCTGGGAACTTATGTAGCTGTGCGCTTCAGCTACGCTTTAATTGACCGCTTTACCAGCACACTCATCAGCAGTGGTGCTTTATTGACCCCAGAAAGTTCAGAGCGTCTGCAACTACGAGTTTCCACGTTCTCTGGTGTCACTAAAAGTATCACGACCATTGTCTGTGTTGGTGTCGGCATTTTTCTCGCCCTAGTCGCCTTGGGGATCGATGTCGTTCCCTTGCTTGCTGGTGCTGGTTTAGTTGGTGTCGCCGTCTCCCTCGCTTCACAAAACTTAATTAAAGATGCGATTAATGGTTTTCTGATTATTCTCGAAGACCAATACGCCTTGGGTGACGTGATTGCGGTGGGCGATGTGGGAGGTTTAGTCGAAAACCTCAACCTGCGGATGACCCAAGTCCGAGATGCGGAAGGGCGCTTAATAACCATTCCCAACAGTGAAATCAAAATAGTCGCTAACCTTTCGAGTCGCTGGTCAAGAGCCGATTTAACCATTCCGGTTTCCTACCAAGCAGATGTGAATGTAGCCTTGAAATTGATTGAAACTGTGGCTCTAGAGATGGACGCAGACCCCCTATGGTTGCATCAAATCGTCGAAACACCAAAAGTTTTGGGGATTGATAATTTTGGCGATCGCGGTTTAATTATCCGCGTCTGGATTAAAACCCAACCCTTGAAACAGTGGGATGTCGCCAGAGAATATCGCCGTCGCTTAAAAGTCGCCTTCGACGAAGCCGGAATTGATATTCCTGTACCACAGCAAACAATTTGGGTCAATGATGCTCAATTGCTCAATACCCCAGCTAGGGACTAGGGGCTAAGGACGGTCTACTACTTCTCTTAAGATACAAGGTTGGGTTAAGCACAGCGCAACCCAACCTACTTTTTAAGTTTGAAAACTACCACAAAAACCTAGAACAGGCAAACCGATTATTGACGAATCACTTACCCTTGCTGTTGCGTTCTTCTAGTGCTTTATTGATTGCATCCCTGCAAAATTCAGCTTTCTCATCACCTAGTTCTTTGAGTTGCTCACTGGTTTCTTTGGTAATTCTGATATTGAGTTGTTCGGTCAACGACTTATCCCGATCAGATTTAAATTTATAAGGTTCTAGGCTTTCGGGGTGTCCTTTGGGATTAGGCATTGTAACAAACTGTAACTATAGCTTGAAACGTTTGATAGCAAGCGTTAATAATTTTATTCGGTAGTTAAAAGCTTCCAGGCACTAACTACCGAAACCCCTGTAACGAGGCATTTATTATGTTTACACGTGAAGAGTTAGCAAGCAAGTCTCTTGAAGAATTGCAACAATTAGGTAGAAACCTAGGGATAGAACCCATAGGTAATTCTGCTTATCCCAGTAGTTGGATAGTTCCACTAATCGCCGCAGCGCAAAGAGGAGTGGAGGATTGTGAAAATGGGCTGGGATTACGGCGCTTTCCGAGCGCTACTGTCATTCATTTTCTGGAAACAGCGCTCAATAATTTAGGACAACCAACCCCAGCACAAAGAACCTTAATCAAAGCTGCGTTGCAGGATATCTGGATCAACCGCATCGATTATAGAGGAGTACAGCAACGGTTGTTTGAAGTGTGGCAAGTACGCATGATGCTGCTAGAAGCATTGACAAGATTGAAATAATCTCAAGTCCAGCTAATTAGCCCAATATGGTTGGTGATGGGTAATAGGTAATTGATTTTTCTATTACTTAAAGTCCTTAATCGTTGTAGAGACGTAAAATTTTACGTCTCTACAGATGAATTTATGTAGCGAATGAAACAGCGATCAGATCCACACTAGAAATTAAAAGTAGTTCTCAGAGTACCAATTACGGCATCATTGTTATTTGCACCTTGACCGGGATTAGTTAACCAAATGACACCAGGGGTGATGGAGATATTGTCGGTGAGGCGATATTTGTAGAAGCCTTCTATATGATAAGGGCGATCGCCACCAACGCTTCCTAGATATGGTTGAGCACCAGCCAAAATTCCTAAAACGTTGCCTTTTTTACCCAAATCTGGTAGAGCTACACCAATTCCATAACTCCAAACTTCACCATCATTAGCCGCACGCAAATCGTTGATATCGCTGTAGGAAATGAAACCGCTGATAGAGAGTTGGTTGCTAGGTCTAA is a genomic window of Fortiea contorta PCC 7126 containing:
- a CDS encoding mechanosensitive ion channel family protein — protein: MRLQFLAMTGAMAIAVVSAPKATAQFPFLPSLQAPSGVSQDSDNRMVSGWIYLDGRRLFQIAASKSNFPERSKNVQQNLQEISQSYFRSPTRGVKVEVRKINELPVIYVNDRYLMTVTSQDMRLRQVDGMSSANQITDALQADLQQAKGERETQFLIQQGMIAAASALGIILLSWGVRRWQRSLQYKSLQPIAATSTAEKKITTQLNHQQQRHLQEVKRRLFQLTQAAIWGGGTFFILGLFPYTRSLQVGILSAAQFPLKLGVVILGTYVAVRFSYALIDRFTSTLISSGALLTPESSERLQLRVSTFSGVTKSITTIVCVGVGIFLALVALGIDVVPLLAGAGLVGVAVSLASQNLIKDAINGFLIILEDQYALGDVIAVGDVGGLVENLNLRMTQVRDAEGRLITIPNSEIKIVANLSSRWSRADLTIPVSYQADVNVALKLIETVALEMDADPLWLHQIVETPKVLGIDNFGDRGLIIRVWIKTQPLKQWDVAREYRRRLKVAFDEAGIDIPVPQQTIWVNDAQLLNTPARD
- the ahcY gene encoding adenosylhomocysteinase; amino-acid sequence: MTATSPRLKHEVKDLALAPLGRQRIEWAGREMPVLKQIRDRFAQEKPFAGLRLVACAHVTTETAHLAIALKAGGADALLIASNPLSTQDDVAASLVVDHEIPVFAQKGEDNETYNRHVQIALDHRPNVIIDDGSDVVATLIQQRQHQIADLIGTTEETTTGIVRLRAMFKDGVLTFPAVNVNDADTKHFFDNRYGTGQSTLDGIIRATNILLAGKNIVVVGYGWCGKGTAQRARGLGANVIVTEIDPIKAIEAVMDGFRVLPMAEAAPLGDLFITVTGNKHVIRGEHFDVMKDGAIVCNSGHFDLELDLKYLAAQATEIKEVRPFTEEYKLRNGKSVVVLGQGRLINLAAAEGHPSAVMDMSFANQALAVEYLVKNKGKLAPGLHSIPTEVDQEIARLKLQAIGITIDTLTPDQIEYINSWTVGT